A single window of Microbispora hainanensis DNA harbors:
- a CDS encoding winged helix-turn-helix transcriptional regulator — protein MRTARRPIASECGIDAAMEVIGGKWKSSILWALNERRCRFGELRRMLPGVTEKVLASHLREMEADGIVCREVYDEVPPHVEYSLTPLGVTLNEALAPLGAWGRDHLLGGRDAH, from the coding sequence ATGCGGACCGCGCGGCGTCCGATAGCGTCCGAATGCGGGATCGACGCGGCCATGGAGGTGATCGGCGGCAAGTGGAAGAGCTCGATCCTCTGGGCGCTGAACGAACGCCGATGCCGTTTCGGTGAACTGCGCAGGATGCTCCCGGGCGTGACCGAGAAGGTGCTCGCCTCACACCTGCGCGAGATGGAGGCCGACGGCATCGTGTGCCGCGAGGTGTACGACGAGGTGCCGCCGCACGTCGAATACTCGCTGACCCCGCTCGGCGTCACGCTGAACGAGGCGCTTGCGCCGCTCGGCGCGTGGGGCCGGGACCACCTCCTCGGCGGTCGTGACGCTCACTGA
- a CDS encoding CDP-alcohol phosphatidyltransferase family protein: protein MTFTLHDVRSRTYKARDAWWTVFLVDPLAGRLVVTTANRTSITPNQITWGAFVLGLGSAWCFLQAEWRWLVAGAVVYHVSFVLDCMDGKIARLKGTGTVLGGWLDYVFDRIRVLACTAALMWGQYRATGQEVYLLLGIAVVFLDMLRYVDALQIAKVRRQMRRTLRLAYEESASGGAAALPASLLNDDLDGDPDEIRVRLTEAVDLQQEFRSRFSWYPGMREWLREHRIRTHLVSGIEFQMAVFIIGPLLGAVVPVTIGAAALLLLFEALIMYKLVLSSRDLNRALAAIRSSAEPSASGTPAG from the coding sequence ATGACGTTCACGCTTCACGACGTACGCTCTCGGACATATAAGGCGCGCGACGCCTGGTGGACCGTTTTCCTGGTGGATCCCCTGGCGGGCCGGTTGGTGGTGACGACGGCCAATCGCACGTCCATCACCCCGAACCAGATCACCTGGGGCGCCTTCGTGCTCGGTCTGGGCTCGGCCTGGTGCTTCCTCCAGGCCGAGTGGCGGTGGCTGGTGGCCGGGGCCGTCGTCTACCACGTGAGCTTCGTCCTCGACTGCATGGACGGGAAGATCGCGCGGCTCAAGGGGACAGGGACGGTCCTCGGCGGCTGGCTCGACTACGTCTTCGACCGGATCCGGGTGCTGGCCTGCACCGCCGCGCTGATGTGGGGGCAATATCGCGCGACCGGGCAGGAGGTCTACCTGCTCCTCGGCATCGCCGTCGTGTTCCTGGACATGCTGCGCTATGTCGACGCCCTCCAGATCGCGAAGGTGCGGCGCCAGATGCGCCGCACGCTGCGGCTCGCCTACGAGGAGTCGGCGTCCGGGGGTGCGGCCGCGCTGCCGGCGTCCCTGCTGAACGACGACCTCGACGGCGACCCCGACGAGATCAGGGTCCGCCTGACCGAGGCCGTGGACCTGCAGCAGGAGTTCCGCAGCCGCTTCTCCTGGTATCCCGGCATGCGCGAGTGGCTGCGCGAGCACCGGATCCGCACACACCTGGTGAGCGGCATCGAGTTCCAGATGGCGGTGTTCATCATCGGCCCGCTGCTCGGCGCGGTCGTCCCGGTCACGATCGGCGCGGCCGCCCTGTTGCTGCTCTTCGAGGCCCTCATCATGTACAAGCTCGTGCTGTCGTCACGGGACCTGAACCGCGCGCTGGCCGCGATCCGCTCGTCCGCCGAGCCGTCCGCCTCGGGGACGCCCGCCGGTTGA
- a CDS encoding SRPBCC domain-containing protein, whose translation MSTNLKEPYMSLLYSGPSLAVLHEEYAARGRVDPDAQLTSSSTLVMDAPVDRVWKVMADLRTWPSWVSGIRILELGEVRPGASFRWRLNGVPLRSRFAVVEPLRELTWTGTFLGCYRAVDRHVLEPLDDGRTRVTVEESLAGPLLPLFYREPMLRANHERWLSDLARAVA comes from the coding sequence ATGAGCACTAATCTCAAGGAGCCGTACATGTCGCTGCTCTACTCGGGTCCGTCCCTGGCCGTGCTGCACGAGGAGTACGCCGCACGGGGACGCGTCGATCCCGACGCCCAGCTGACCTCCTCGTCCACGCTGGTCATGGACGCGCCTGTGGACCGAGTCTGGAAGGTCATGGCCGATTTGCGGACGTGGCCGTCGTGGGTCTCCGGCATCCGGATCCTCGAACTCGGCGAGGTGCGCCCCGGCGCGTCCTTCCGGTGGCGCCTGAACGGCGTGCCGCTGCGGTCGCGGTTCGCCGTGGTCGAACCCCTGCGGGAGCTCACCTGGACGGGCACCTTCCTCGGCTGCTATCGGGCCGTCGACAGGCACGTGCTGGAACCCCTGGATGACGGGCGCACGAGGGTCACCGTGGAGGAGTCGCTCGCCGGCCCACTGCTGCCGCTCTTCTACCGGGAGCCCATGCTCCGGGCCAACCACGAGCGATGGCTCTCCGATCTCGCTCGCGCCGTCGCCTGA
- a CDS encoding DUF5946 family protein — protein MADSSRAGRCDCGATPGPLGECADYYHAILAEEQADPEMVRWHTVVVCAYLLQHPARGHEKHLDGQFRLLQFYLDKGLDALLRAAAHQVARNRRGSRSGYDMAPLEAYTPLPQSVSPGPFRAGFCGLPFRDGSLVADGYPAYGSRIESIAAATVESWRTLTG, from the coding sequence ATGGCGGACAGCTCCCGTGCGGGCCGGTGCGACTGCGGCGCGACCCCCGGTCCGCTGGGTGAGTGCGCGGACTACTATCACGCGATCCTGGCCGAGGAGCAGGCCGATCCCGAGATGGTCAGGTGGCACACGGTCGTGGTCTGCGCCTATCTCCTGCAACACCCCGCCAGGGGCCACGAGAAGCACCTCGACGGTCAGTTCCGCCTGCTGCAGTTCTACCTGGACAAGGGCCTCGACGCGTTGCTCCGCGCCGCGGCGCATCAGGTGGCGCGCAACAGGCGTGGATCGCGGTCGGGCTACGACATGGCCCCGCTGGAGGCGTACACGCCGCTCCCGCAGAGTGTGTCCCCCGGACCCTTCCGTGCGGGCTTCTGCGGGTTGCCGTTCAGGGACGGCAGCCTCGTTGCCGACGGATATCCGGCGTACGGCAGCCGCATCGAGAGCATCGCCGCAGCGACCGTGGAGTCCTGGAGAACCCTCACGGGCTGA